Genomic window (Spirosoma sp. KCTC 42546):
CGAATACTTCCTCGACATCGGCATCTAACGGGCGAATCCAATTTGGATCGTTGCGATAAAGACGAACTGGAAACTGAATAAATTCTTTCTGGTATTGGGCATTTGCGCCCACCTCAACTACCTGCATTCCTGAACCTAAGCGGGCGATTTGTCAAAACAAAACGCGAATATAACCAAAAGTGAGCGGGCTACCGTTTTCCAACGAACAATCCGTAACTTCGCCCTCATGAACAGTTTACTATCTGCCATGCTGATCCAGGAAACCCTCATCTTGCCAGCCCACTGTTGTCGCTGAACCCTTAACCTCGCCTACAGTTGTCTATCGGGCAGCTCTATTCCTTTATCAGTATTGTTGAACCAGAGTCAAACTCCCAATGCAACCGCTTACACTATACAATACACTTTCTCGCAAGAAAGAACTATTTGAACCGCTCAATCCCCCTTATGTGGGCATGTACGTCTGCGGACCAACGGTTTACAATTACGTTCACCTGGGCAACGTTCGTACGTTCCTCACGTTCGATACACTCTACCGCTACCTGACGTTTATTGGCTACAAAGTCCGCTACGTCCGTAACCTGACCGACGTAGGCCACTTAGTTGGTGATGGCGACGATGGTGAGGATAAAATTGGCCGGATGGCAAAGCTGGAAAAAGTTGAACCCATGGAAATCGTGCAACGCTTCACGAACGATTTTCATACTGTAATGGCCCAGTTCAATACCTTTCCACCGAGTATTGAACCCACTGCAACCGGCCATATGGTAGAGCAGATTGAAGCGGTACAGTCGTTACTAAGCAAAGAGCTCGCTTATGAATCAAACGGGTCGGTCTATTTCGACATTGAAACCTATAACAAGCGGGGCGGTAATTATGGCAAGCTGTCGGGCCGGATTCTGGACGATCTGCTGAATGAAACCCGTGAGCTGGATGGCCAGTCAGAAAAGCGCAGTCCACTCGATTTTGCGATCTGGAAACGCGCTGCACCCGAACACCTCATGCGCTGGAACTCGCCCTGGGGCGAAGGTTTCCCTGGCTGGCATCTGGAATGCACTTGCATGAGCACTAAATACCTGGGCAAACAATTTGATATTCACGGCGGTGGAATGGATTTAAAATTCCCACACCATGAGTGCGAGATTGCGCAGGGCGATGGATTAAGTGGTGTCGACCCGGTTCGGTACTGGATGCACTCGAACATGCTGACCGTTAATGGGCAGAAAATGTCGAAGTCATTGGGCAACTCATTTTTACCAGCGGAGTTGTTTGCTGGTAGCCACCAACTG
Coding sequences:
- the cysS gene encoding cysteine--tRNA ligase — protein: MQPLTLYNTLSRKKELFEPLNPPYVGMYVCGPTVYNYVHLGNVRTFLTFDTLYRYLTFIGYKVRYVRNLTDVGHLVGDGDDGEDKIGRMAKLEKVEPMEIVQRFTNDFHTVMAQFNTFPPSIEPTATGHMVEQIEAVQSLLSKELAYESNGSVYFDIETYNKRGGNYGKLSGRILDDLLNETRELDGQSEKRSPLDFAIWKRAAPEHLMRWNSPWGEGFPGWHLECTCMSTKYLGKQFDIHGGGMDLKFPHHECEIAQGDGLSGVDPVRYWMHSNMLTVNGQKMSKSLGNSFLPAELFAGSHQLLEQAYSPMTVRFFMLQSHYRSTLDFSNDALKAAQKGYRRLANGLRIVKTLTYDASGESVSVSEEKQQEIRQAVQQFYEAMNDDLNTAVGIAQLFTLLKYVNMLYLKQLQPEALGEDVFNLLKESFVSFMNDVLGLKEEGTSNQPVLEGLLTLYREYKEQRLYDKVDQIRSYFKAQGLAIKDMKHQIDWAYEE